A portion of the uncultured Draconibacterium sp. genome contains these proteins:
- a CDS encoding DUF6443 domain-containing protein, with product MKQIYLTILFCIATVTMVIGQGSPSNLPASIKTASQTVAPTSSQSYTVSYTYLEPKTTHSTTYKAGEIAPKVNYFDGLGRPEETVAIKASQVGSDMVSYQTYDNYDRPSLQYLPYAKGTSNNGAYVTQSTFTSGQSTFLTGIYGSTDGTKGYAGTVYELSPLNRVTKQGAPGNAWQTSQNPVEFAYKTNTSSVASWIYNGSSYSSISYSSGSLFLKETTDEDNKIIKEYTDKVGRVVQKEISGLKTRYCYDYKGLLRCVLQPTASSPASTSVCFYYNYDERNRMIEKQIPGKNKEYYVYDTKNRLVLTQDGNLDSQNKWVYTIYDNLNRPIEQGTWVSSSSRATLASAIAGNINYIAGQGSRIVYKKLYYDDYSMSDEIAINSDVTTLGQTQASNNIGRLTMEKTYLLNSETGMDTEIITTYYYDKYGRLIQTAKDNHLTGKDYITNAYNFAGLVTQTRYRHTADGTTTYTDQYNDYDHRGRLMKVKHRINGANEVLLAGNNYNEAGELVDKYLHSISGGTFLQRMDYAYNIRGWLTQINSPTSFTENDKFGLELNYNVAPSGGTALYNGNISGMKWGTPAKTNMLYRYSYDGSNRLTGADFYNSGYASTAFDCTYSYDSNGNISNMVRKGTTGATVDNLSYNYSGNKINYVNDASGDYASTVDYPGDASSSTFSYDQNGNMTYEPAKGINVEYNLLNLPVEADFGSNRKINYFYTFDGEKIRQAVEDNGTVTKTDYCGSFVYETASGSRSLKYIITPEGRAVKNGSSWDYEYNLTDHLGNVRAVVHDGGSGIAAIIQERHYYPFGMEMSTLSSGSSTNKFLYNGKEYENSFDLGWYDYGARFYDPQLGRFHTVDPLSEDYYFLSPYGYCAGNPIACRDENGEWINFVVGAFVGAATDYAVQVVANVVENGGEITMDAFTNVDGKSIAISAGTGAMGVGIASGISKLTKVAKIAQIAAKSKTAAKVVQGTADVVGDVASSVVGSAVQGNDLTVEGVAADVLGGAVARKVSTNVTTKAQPKQKVLNNQADRAQRVANGSSRQSRVNNAKSTQQKATNHQNMTKTRAAVAGGVSSNTTSKTTEAIVNTQKDEDNK from the coding sequence ATGAAACAAATATATCTAACAATACTTTTTTGTATTGCAACAGTAACGATGGTAATCGGCCAGGGATCGCCGAGTAATTTACCGGCCAGTATCAAAACGGCCAGTCAGACCGTGGCACCTACCTCTTCTCAGAGCTATACAGTTAGTTATACATATCTTGAACCAAAAACAACGCATTCAACAACATATAAGGCAGGGGAGATTGCACCTAAGGTGAACTATTTTGACGGTTTGGGAAGACCTGAAGAAACTGTTGCTATAAAAGCCTCTCAAGTTGGAAGTGATATGGTATCTTATCAGACCTATGATAATTACGACCGTCCATCTCTTCAATATCTTCCGTACGCAAAGGGTACAAGTAACAACGGGGCATATGTGACCCAGTCAACCTTCACTTCTGGACAGAGTACATTTTTAACCGGCATATACGGCTCCACGGATGGAACAAAAGGGTATGCCGGAACAGTTTATGAACTTTCTCCATTGAATAGAGTCACGAAACAAGGTGCGCCGGGCAATGCCTGGCAAACATCTCAAAATCCGGTTGAATTTGCTTATAAAACAAATACAAGTTCTGTGGCTTCCTGGATATATAACGGAAGTAGTTACTCAAGTATTTCTTATTCTTCTGGCAGCTTATTTTTAAAAGAAACTACCGATGAAGATAATAAGATAATAAAAGAATATACTGATAAAGTCGGTCGGGTAGTTCAAAAGGAAATTAGTGGATTAAAGACAAGGTATTGTTACGATTATAAAGGTTTATTAAGATGCGTGCTTCAGCCAACTGCATCCTCGCCTGCATCTACTTCGGTATGCTTTTATTACAACTATGACGAAAGAAACCGGATGATTGAAAAGCAAATTCCCGGGAAAAACAAAGAATACTATGTATATGATACCAAGAATCGTTTGGTATTAACGCAAGATGGAAATCTGGATTCGCAGAACAAATGGGTGTATACCATTTATGATAATTTGAATCGCCCAATCGAACAGGGGACATGGGTGTCCTCTTCGAGTCGGGCAACACTTGCATCGGCAATCGCAGGAAATATAAATTACATTGCCGGGCAAGGAAGCAGGATTGTTTATAAGAAGCTTTATTATGACGATTATTCGATGAGTGATGAAATTGCGATTAATTCTGATGTAACCACTCTTGGACAGACACAGGCTTCTAACAATATCGGGCGTTTAACAATGGAGAAAACCTATTTGTTGAATTCGGAGACAGGAATGGATACCGAAATCATTACAACGTATTACTACGATAAATACGGTCGCCTTATACAAACGGCAAAAGACAATCACCTGACCGGGAAAGATTACATTACCAATGCCTATAACTTTGCAGGCCTGGTCACACAAACTCGTTATCGTCACACAGCCGATGGTACAACAACATATACCGATCAGTACAACGATTACGACCATCGTGGCAGATTAATGAAAGTGAAACATCGTATTAACGGGGCCAACGAAGTCTTACTGGCAGGTAACAACTACAATGAAGCCGGAGAGTTGGTTGATAAATACCTGCATTCGATAAGTGGTGGCACTTTTTTGCAACGAATGGACTATGCCTATAACATACGCGGTTGGTTAACACAAATTAATAGCCCAACAAGTTTTACTGAGAACGATAAGTTTGGATTAGAATTGAATTACAACGTGGCCCCAAGTGGAGGAACAGCATTATACAATGGCAATATCTCTGGAATGAAATGGGGAACACCTGCCAAAACGAATATGCTTTACCGTTATAGTTATGATGGTAGTAATCGCCTGACAGGTGCCGATTTTTATAATTCCGGATATGCTTCAACTGCTTTCGATTGTACCTACAGTTACGATTCGAATGGGAATATCTCAAATATGGTTCGGAAAGGAACAACAGGTGCTACGGTTGATAACCTATCATACAATTACAGCGGTAATAAAATTAATTACGTAAACGATGCTTCGGGTGACTATGCTTCAACTGTTGACTATCCTGGCGATGCAAGTAGCAGTACTTTTTCTTACGACCAGAACGGCAACATGACTTATGAACCTGCAAAAGGGATAAACGTGGAATATAACCTGCTTAATTTGCCCGTTGAAGCAGATTTTGGCAGCAACCGGAAAATAAATTATTTTTATACATTTGACGGAGAGAAAATCCGCCAGGCGGTTGAAGATAACGGAACTGTAACCAAAACAGATTATTGCGGTTCATTTGTTTACGAAACTGCCAGTGGTTCGCGTTCTTTAAAATATATAATTACTCCTGAGGGGCGTGCGGTTAAAAACGGTAGTAGCTGGGATTATGAATATAATCTTACCGACCATTTGGGAAATGTTAGAGCCGTAGTACACGATGGAGGAAGCGGTATTGCCGCAATTATACAAGAAAGGCATTATTATCCGTTCGGTATGGAAATGAGTACGCTATCTTCAGGTAGCAGCACCAATAAATTTTTGTACAACGGAAAGGAATATGAAAATAGCTTTGACCTTGGATGGTATGATTATGGGGCCAGGTTTTATGACCCGCAGTTAGGGCGGTTTCACACAGTTGACCCACTTTCTGAAGACTACTACTTCCTTTCTCCTTATGGATATTGTGCAGGTAATCCAATTGCGTGCCGTGATGAAAATGGAGAATGGATAAATTTTGTTGTTGGTGCCTTTGTAGGAGCAGCCACAGATTATGCTGTACAGGTGGTTGCAAATGTTGTTGAGAATGGTGGTGAAATAACGATGGATGCATTTACGAATGTTGATGGAAAATCAATTGCCATATCTGCTGGTACTGGTGCTATGGGAGTTGGTATCGCAAGTGGTATCTCTAAGTTGACTAAAGTCGCCAAGATTGCTCAAATTGCAGCAAAATCAAAAACTGCGGCTAAGGTTGTACAGGGTACTGCCGATGTTGTTGGGGATGTTGCATCAAGTGTTGTGGGCTCCGCAGTACAAGGTAACGATTTGACAGTTGAAGGAGTTGCAGCAGATGTGTTAGGAGGAGCTGTAGCTCGAAAGGTAAGTACTAATGTGACAACAAAAGCCCAGCCAAAACAAAAGGTGTTAAATAACCAAGCAGATAGGGCACAAAGAGTTGCTAACGGTAGTAGTCGCCAATCAAGAGTTAATAATGCAAAGTCAACACAGCAAAAAGCAACAAATCATCAGAATATGACTAAAACAAGAGCTGCTGTAGCAGGAGGTGTTTCATCAAATACAACCTCAAAAACAACAGAGGCAATTGTCAATACTCAAAAGGATGAAGATAATAAGTAG